The genome window GCTGTATGAATTTAATTCACCCAGCTCAAAATTACGCTATTTAAAGGGATAAGGAAAGAGATTTTCTTATTACATTTAAAAGAATGTGAATTTAAATATGATACTAAAACTACACAGGAAAACTTATATCAGAAACTACTAAAATTGATAAGAGAAAATCTGCTTAAGTTTTGTTGAGCCTTTAAAAAATCTCAGCTTAAAATTTCACTCAAAGCAGCGTTTAAATCACCAAATTTAAACTCAAAGCCCTGTTTTAGTAAATTTACAGGTCGCACATCTGCACCTTCAAGCAATATCGCCGAGCCTTCGCCAAATTTTAGCTGCAAAACAAAGCTTGGGACATTAAAAATGGCTGGGCGTTTAAGTGTGTTTGCAAGGGCCTTTGTGAAGCTTTCATTGGTAGCAAATTCTGGCGAAACAAGGTTAAAAATGCCTGAAATTTCATGATTTAGCACAAGCTCATAAGCTTTTAGCAAATCGTCCAGATGCACCCACGAAAAGCTCTGCTTTCCGCCTGCCAAAACGCCGCCAAGACCTAGCTTAAAAATCGGCAACATCTTAGCCAAAGCACCGCCCGTTTTGCCATCAACCCCTCTGCCAAGCACTACGCCAAGCCTAAAAATCGCCGTTTTCACGCCAAGCTCACTGGCCTTTAACGCTTCATTTTCCCAAGCCACCGCCAATTTTCCCAAAAATCCTTTATTAAAATTCTGCGAACTTTCATCGTGTATTAAACCGCTCTCATAAATGCCAACCGCCGAAGTTGAGATGAAAATTTTGGGCTTTTTTGAAGTCTTTGAAAGTGCCAAAACAAGGTTTTTCGTACTTGCAATTCGGCTATTAAAAAGCTCATTTTTATAGCTTTGACTCCATCTTTGCGAGATGTTTGCACCAGCTAAATTTATTAGAGCATCACACTCTTGCA of Campylobacter concisus contains these proteins:
- a CDS encoding TIGR01777 family oxidoreductase — protein: MKIAINSTSGFVGSNLCEFLASKGHEILKIKREIYADISALTEILQECDALINLAGANISQRWSQSYKNELFNSRIASTKNLVLALSKTSKKPKIFISTSAVGIYESGLIHDESSQNFNKGFLGKLAVAWENEALKASELGVKTAIFRLGVVLGRGVDGKTGGALAKMLPIFKLGLGGVLAGGKQSFSWVHLDDLLKAYELVLNHEISGIFNLVSPEFATNESFTKALANTLKRPAIFNVPSFVLQLKFGEGSAILLEGADVRPVNLLKQGFEFKFGDLNAALSEILS